From a region of the Gordonia sp. PP30 genome:
- the yidD gene encoding membrane protein insertion efficiency factor YidD, producing MSVVQWLVTLPRKALIFVIELYRTWVSPTRMPTCRFEPTCSTYAVEALETHGFVWGSVLSTWRLLKCGPWHKPGYDPVPEKGAWRRRRDRDPMTSRSDSPSEGERALTDRGQ from the coding sequence GTGAGTGTTGTGCAGTGGCTTGTGACCCTTCCCCGAAAAGCTCTGATCTTTGTGATCGAGCTGTACCGGACGTGGGTCTCCCCCACCCGGATGCCGACCTGCCGCTTCGAGCCGACCTGCAGCACGTACGCCGTCGAGGCCCTGGAGACGCACGGTTTCGTGTGGGGCTCGGTGCTCTCGACGTGGCGGCTGCTCAAGTGCGGGCCGTGGCACAAACCCGGATACGACCCGGTCCCGGAGAAGGGCGCCTGGCGCCGCCGGCGTGACCGGGATCCGATGACTTCCCGTAGTGACTCGCCCTCCGAGGGCGAGCGAGCTCTGACAGATAGGGGTCAGTGA